One part of the Thermococcus radiotolerans genome encodes these proteins:
- a CDS encoding zinc ribbon domain-containing protein: protein MVIIEVLRCERCGAPLETTPEDIIVVCPYCGYPNSYDKIFTEKNVFFVESLPKKEILRLFWERVRRDKDYLGLRGKIEIAKVEGFYVPIWFGKVKGNGYVRYVDKIKEGNKTKRVVRSRNFEEKSIVCVPARRSVYDVAVEELARKMERRAYIASGEISRALSRIMEPRPISELTPEKWEELEPDFLNTDFGREQAKAALLDRASDRAKEVHVPKDKEMRAFWFSGEVEDFALVFYPLWKVYYDIEGGTYFIAYDGHKGKEVLALEPVRVWRKVAYALAALVGVGVAAFFTTPYGNVEYWDLVAHARQGALLALIIPALLAYFGFGLAKGYGRKMARDVRVER from the coding sequence GTGGTAATCATCGAGGTCCTCAGGTGCGAGCGGTGCGGTGCGCCCCTCGAGACCACGCCGGAGGATATAATAGTTGTCTGCCCCTACTGCGGCTATCCCAACTCCTACGACAAAATTTTCACCGAGAAGAACGTTTTCTTTGTTGAGAGCCTCCCAAAGAAGGAAATCCTGCGCCTCTTCTGGGAGCGCGTGAGGAGGGACAAGGACTACCTGGGCCTCCGCGGGAAGATCGAGATTGCGAAGGTTGAGGGCTTCTACGTTCCGATATGGTTCGGCAAGGTAAAGGGAAATGGATACGTTCGGTACGTGGACAAAATCAAAGAGGGCAATAAGACAAAGCGAGTTGTCAGATCCCGAAATTTTGAGGAGAAATCCATTGTCTGCGTCCCTGCGAGGAGGAGCGTCTACGACGTGGCTGTTGAGGAGCTTGCCAGGAAGATGGAACGGAGGGCTTACATCGCGTCGGGGGAGATAAGCCGCGCCCTCTCCAGGATTATGGAGCCAAGGCCAATATCCGAACTCACTCCCGAGAAGTGGGAGGAACTCGAGCCGGACTTCCTGAACACCGATTTCGGAAGGGAGCAGGCAAAGGCGGCGCTTCTGGACAGGGCATCGGACAGGGCCAAGGAAGTCCACGTTCCAAAGGACAAGGAGATGAGGGCGTTCTGGTTCAGCGGTGAGGTCGAGGACTTTGCCCTCGTGTTCTACCCCCTCTGGAAGGTGTACTACGACATCGAGGGCGGAACCTATTTCATCGCATACGACGGCCACAAAGGAAAGGAAGTGCTCGCTCTTGAGCCGGTAAGGGTCTGGCGCAAGGTGGCGTACGCCCTTGCGGCGCTGGTGGGAGTGGGGGTGGCAGCGTTCTTCACGACCCCATACGGCAACGTGGAATACTGGGACCTCGTCGCCCACGCCAGACAGGGGGCTCTCCTGGCCCTGATAATCCCGGCTCTGCTCGCCTACTTCGGGTTCGGGCTCGCGAAGGGCTACGGAAGAAAGATGGCGCGTGACGTGAGGGTCGAAAGATGA
- a CDS encoding RuvB-like helicase has product MPVIEEVTAPRSFERIGSHSHIKGLGLDENGKAKFMADGMVGQVKAREAAGIAVELIKRGKLAGKGILLVGPTGSGKTAIAMGIARELGEDVPFVQIAGSEIYSAEVKKTEFLKEALRRAIGVRISEERKVYEGEVREIRINRTRHPFNPYVEIPESVVITLRTKDDEKTIRAGREIAYQLMEMGVEEGDVIQIDAETGRISKIGTTKEEEGLFFKRKVNLPSGPVLKIKEFTYTVTLHDLDVANARGNIFGLLFSTGAEISDEIRGRVDETVKKWIEEGKASLVPGVLFIDEVHMLDIEAFSFLARAMESELAPILILATNRGRTKIRGTEIEAPHGIPIDMLDRLLIINTEPYKKDEIREIVKIRAKEEKIEVSEEAIEYLAELGEKTSLRYAVQLLAPASVLAKGGRVEKEHIERAKEYFADLRRSMDFVERLEGMLQ; this is encoded by the coding sequence ATGCCAGTTATAGAGGAAGTGACCGCACCGAGGAGCTTCGAGAGGATTGGAAGCCACTCCCACATCAAGGGGCTCGGTCTCGACGAGAATGGAAAGGCGAAGTTCATGGCCGACGGAATGGTCGGACAGGTTAAGGCGAGGGAAGCGGCGGGAATAGCGGTTGAACTCATCAAGCGCGGCAAGCTCGCCGGAAAGGGAATCCTTCTCGTCGGCCCGACGGGAAGCGGTAAAACGGCCATAGCTATGGGCATAGCAAGGGAACTCGGTGAGGACGTTCCCTTCGTCCAGATAGCGGGAAGCGAGATTTATTCCGCCGAGGTCAAGAAGACGGAGTTCCTGAAGGAGGCCCTGAGGAGGGCCATAGGAGTGAGGATAAGCGAAGAGAGGAAGGTCTACGAGGGCGAGGTCAGGGAGATAAGGATAAACCGCACCAGGCATCCGTTCAATCCCTACGTCGAGATTCCCGAGAGCGTCGTCATAACCCTCCGCACCAAGGACGATGAGAAGACCATCAGGGCCGGCAGGGAGATAGCCTATCAGCTCATGGAGATGGGCGTTGAGGAGGGCGACGTCATACAGATTGACGCCGAAACCGGAAGGATTTCGAAGATAGGAACCACGAAGGAGGAAGAGGGGCTGTTCTTCAAGCGCAAGGTGAACCTACCGAGCGGACCGGTTCTCAAGATAAAGGAGTTCACCTACACGGTAACCCTCCACGATCTCGACGTTGCCAACGCCCGCGGAAACATCTTCGGCCTACTCTTCAGCACTGGGGCGGAGATAAGCGACGAGATAAGGGGGCGCGTTGATGAGACCGTCAAGAAGTGGATCGAGGAGGGGAAGGCCAGCCTCGTGCCGGGGGTTCTCTTCATAGACGAGGTTCACATGCTCGACATCGAGGCGTTCTCCTTCCTCGCGAGGGCGATGGAGAGCGAGCTGGCGCCGATCCTTATCCTCGCGACGAACCGCGGAAGGACGAAGATAAGGGGCACCGAGATCGAGGCTCCGCACGGGATACCCATCGACATGCTCGACAGGCTGCTCATAATCAACACCGAGCCCTATAAGAAGGATGAGATTCGAGAGATTGTCAAGATAAGGGCAAAGGAGGAGAAGATCGAGGTCAGTGAGGAGGCGATAGAGTACCTCGCGGAGCTCGGCGAGAAGACCAGCCTGCGCTACGCGGTGCAGCTCCTGGCTCCGGCCAGCGTCCTGGCGAAGGGCGGAAGGGTGGAGAAGGAGCACATCGAGAGGGCGAAGGAGTACTTCGCGGACCTCAGGAGGAGCATGGATTTCGTGGAGAGGCTGGAGGGCATGCTTCAGTGA
- a CDS encoding DUF2284 domain-containing protein translates to MKVLWEREIPADEIVVSPRPVWKCRSCPMYGKRPSCPPHVPNWREAREWVRHFKRALIVKFEIDMERFEDEKRETLLYLLKREEEFFKKGKMYAMALFPGSCNLCDDCPFERGEPCRMPTTVRPSIDAVGIEIGKLVEINFSESVLYGMVLIE, encoded by the coding sequence ATGAAGGTGCTGTGGGAGAGGGAGATTCCAGCGGATGAGATAGTCGTCTCGCCCAGACCGGTCTGGAAGTGCCGCTCCTGCCCGATGTACGGCAAGAGGCCGAGCTGTCCGCCCCACGTCCCGAACTGGAGGGAAGCGAGGGAGTGGGTGCGGCACTTCAAGAGGGCCCTGATAGTGAAGTTCGAGATAGACATGGAGCGCTTTGAGGATGAGAAAAGGGAGACCCTGCTGTACCTCCTGAAGAGGGAGGAAGAGTTCTTCAAGAAGGGGAAGATGTACGCAATGGCGCTGTTTCCCGGTTCCTGCAACCTCTGCGACGACTGTCCATTCGAGAGGGGCGAGCCGTGCAGGATGCCGACCACGGTCAGACCGAGCATAGACGCGGTGGGCATCGAGATTGGAAAACTCGTGGAAATCAACTTCTCCGAAAGCGTTTTGTACGGGATGGTGCTAATTGAATAA
- a CDS encoding PIN domain-containing protein → MRVRETSEVIEKPELQILLNVLGDIRVSYPLYGLPLLRAKPVETGYRVELTVNRREFNEHVPEYLSHELPTWTDFYECFISAGIVRYANIDEFIQNLELYERLKKGVAFAPDTNLFYHRFISGFRPLDRYQIVVAEGVKKEIENAMNYKYRHRELEEIRREVRNGSLLREFSNRRTKRSRKAAYIALKEFERLKDRIIIAESVKEPAHNNDEIIVKSLKHYDNMTPTLLVFLTADIAITDVAEMEGLEYFLFKYPRQEIGRHDVTAYQLRTLLFNLAAVFGVIEVNGITIFGEFGGKGGLNELKLIFPTENRAYHEFEFHLKLSRKLMRIMGEK, encoded by the coding sequence ATGAGAGTGAGGGAGACTAGCGAGGTTATAGAGAAGCCGGAGCTCCAGATACTCCTCAACGTTCTGGGGGACATCAGGGTGAGCTATCCGCTCTACGGGCTGCCCCTGCTGAGGGCAAAGCCTGTGGAAACCGGCTACCGCGTTGAGCTCACTGTGAACAGGCGGGAGTTCAACGAGCACGTTCCAGAGTATCTCTCCCATGAACTTCCCACCTGGACGGACTTCTACGAGTGCTTCATCTCCGCGGGCATCGTAAGGTACGCGAACATCGATGAGTTCATCCAGAACCTAGAGCTCTACGAGAGGCTCAAGAAGGGCGTGGCCTTCGCCCCGGACACCAACCTCTTCTACCACCGCTTCATCTCGGGCTTCAGGCCCCTTGACCGGTATCAAATAGTTGTAGCCGAGGGCGTGAAGAAGGAGATAGAGAACGCCATGAACTACAAGTACCGGCACAGGGAGCTGGAGGAAATCAGGCGCGAGGTTAGAAACGGAAGCCTCCTCCGGGAGTTCAGCAACAGGCGGACGAAGAGGAGCAGGAAGGCCGCGTACATAGCCCTCAAGGAGTTCGAAAGGCTGAAGGACAGGATAATCATAGCCGAGAGCGTCAAAGAACCGGCCCACAACAACGACGAGATAATAGTCAAGTCCCTCAAGCACTACGACAACATGACTCCCACGCTCCTCGTCTTCCTCACGGCGGACATAGCGATAACCGATGTGGCTGAGATGGAGGGGCTGGAATACTTCCTCTTCAAGTACCCGCGCCAGGAGATTGGTCGGCACGATGTTACGGCCTATCAACTCAGGACGCTCCTCTTCAACCTCGCGGCGGTTTTCGGCGTCATAGAGGTGAATGGAATAACGATTTTCGGCGAGTTCGGAGGCAAGGGCGGGCTGAACGAGCTCAAGCTGATCTTTCCAACCGAGAACAGGGCCTATCACGAGTTCGAGTTCCACCTGAAGCTCAGCAGGAAGCTGATGAGGATAATGGGGGAGAAATAA
- a CDS encoding 7-carboxy-7-deazaguanine synthase QueE, with the protein MRLVMAEVFNSWQGEGGSVEGSTFGRRQIFVRFAGCDLNCVWCDSREYIDASRVSRWRYEVEPFTGKFEYRPNPAELDDVVDAILRLDTGDLHSISYTGGEPTLQIKPLTALMEEMRSLGFDNFLETHGGLPELIKEVADLTDYASVDIKDETAKATEDWRALVLREVESIRILKEAGAKVYAKLVVTSETKIENVRWYAELLKGLAPLVIQPREPIEISQARLMEFYREASLIMGRKNVGLSFQVHKYLNVL; encoded by the coding sequence ATGAGACTCGTAATGGCCGAAGTCTTTAACAGCTGGCAGGGGGAGGGGGGAAGCGTCGAGGGTTCTACCTTTGGCAGGAGGCAGATTTTCGTCCGCTTCGCCGGGTGCGACCTTAACTGCGTCTGGTGCGACTCCAGGGAGTACATAGACGCCTCCCGGGTTTCACGCTGGCGCTATGAAGTCGAGCCGTTCACCGGGAAGTTCGAGTACCGACCGAATCCAGCGGAGCTCGACGATGTTGTTGATGCCATTCTGCGCCTCGATACCGGCGACCTTCACTCGATAAGCTACACCGGCGGCGAGCCGACGCTCCAGATAAAACCGCTCACAGCTCTCATGGAGGAGATGAGGAGCCTCGGCTTCGACAACTTCCTTGAAACCCACGGCGGTTTGCCGGAGCTGATTAAAGAGGTTGCCGACCTCACAGACTACGCCAGCGTTGACATAAAGGACGAGACGGCTAAGGCCACGGAGGACTGGAGGGCTCTGGTTCTCCGCGAGGTGGAGAGCATAAGGATTCTGAAGGAAGCCGGGGCCAAAGTTTACGCCAAGCTCGTCGTTACGTCGGAAACGAAAATCGAGAACGTCCGCTGGTATGCGGAGCTACTGAAAGGCCTGGCCCCACTCGTAATTCAGCCGAGGGAGCCGATTGAGATTAGTCAGGCGAGGCTTATGGAGTTCTACCGCGAGGCTTCGCTCATCATGGGCCGAAAGAACGTCGGCCTGAGCTTCCAGGTTCACAAGTACCTCAACGTCCTCTGA
- a CDS encoding zinc ribbon domain-containing protein, with translation MKVRCPNCGAEFEAEEGLVTCPYCGFQIRLGEVKTFTYPLRVEDPWKPLMSFIRLQRLSPNDVEWKAQLIGRELLYIPFYVFFVKATGMTYTGTFSPEGAGNVEFFNYLTVPAANGFNELMNYPLPTRGRRYFDGRVKGKLVEKTLSEDEAREKLRLAVGKLLKEEARHYFHWGRVGLDETGFEVTLDGLVYYPIWRLSYRYGFLTHRAYVDGADGRIPYAEFPIALPKRFVNFTLGSLLLASGFFVGKLLFPHGFTSIIGSMGAAVAASFPSLRRAFTLRGRASEHRLLAEIAEDYAPEEEAFGTIRRFWKAHM, from the coding sequence ATGAAGGTCAGATGCCCCAACTGCGGTGCCGAGTTCGAGGCGGAAGAGGGACTTGTGACTTGCCCCTACTGCGGATTCCAGATACGGCTCGGCGAGGTGAAGACGTTCACGTATCCACTTAGAGTTGAGGATCCCTGGAAGCCCCTGATGTCCTTCATAAGGCTCCAGCGCCTTTCCCCCAACGACGTCGAGTGGAAGGCTCAGCTCATTGGGCGAGAACTGCTCTACATACCCTTTTACGTGTTCTTCGTAAAGGCCACCGGCATGACCTACACGGGGACGTTCTCTCCAGAGGGGGCCGGCAACGTCGAGTTCTTCAACTATCTTACCGTCCCCGCGGCGAATGGCTTCAACGAGCTGATGAACTATCCCCTGCCCACTAGGGGGAGGAGGTACTTCGACGGCAGGGTTAAGGGAAAGCTCGTGGAGAAAACGCTGAGCGAGGATGAGGCGAGGGAAAAGCTCAGATTGGCGGTGGGGAAGCTCCTGAAGGAGGAAGCCAGGCACTACTTTCACTGGGGCAGGGTCGGGCTGGACGAGACGGGCTTTGAGGTGACCCTGGACGGCCTCGTATACTACCCAATATGGCGTCTCAGTTACAGGTACGGCTTTCTCACACACAGGGCCTACGTGGACGGCGCTGATGGAAGGATTCCCTACGCCGAATTCCCGATAGCCCTGCCCAAGAGGTTCGTCAATTTTACCCTTGGCTCACTGCTTTTGGCTTCGGGCTTTTTCGTTGGAAAACTGCTCTTCCCCCATGGATTTACATCGATCATTGGTTCAATGGGTGCCGCCGTTGCCGCTTCCTTCCCGTCGCTGAGGCGCGCATTCACCCTCCGCGGAAGAGCCAGCGAACACCGGCTCCTGGCCGAGATAGCCGAGGACTACGCCCCAGAGGAGGAGGCCTTCGGGACGATAAGGCGCTTCTGGAAAGCCCACATGTGA